The DNA segment TGAGAGCACTGTGACTGTTTCTATAACACATTAAAGTGCAGCCTGTGCTGTGCATGACCTGTATCAGGAGGAGGGGGTGCATTACAAAGGGAACTCGTCTCTGAAGAACAAAACAGACCCCTGTGCAGATGAGACGTCCGAGAGTTTCAAAGGGAATATTGAGGGTGTTGGCCTAATGTTTAAACGGAACCTCTGATGTTGGCCTAATGTTGAAACCTTTCATGTTGGCCTAGATTTGAAACTCCTCATTGGGTATTGAAAGCCCTCTCATTGTTAACAGAACACAATCAAATTGGAAACTGCTCAGAAGGGGGAATCATAGGGAGTCAACATGGGCGCTGGCGGAGGGCCTCGAGTCCAGTCAAAAGCTTTGCCAGGATCCAAAATAGCAGCCCATTGGGTGTCTGCTGTGTAGCTGTGTTAGAAGAAAAGTTGACTGTTGTTGATGAAAAGTTTCCATCATCAGTAAGTGTAAGTGTATCTGGAAAGTGGTGTGTCTTCCATCAAGTCGTCCTGGACAGGAAGACAAAACAAGAGagtcataatgttgccaaacactATATCACTTCAAATTAATTGAAATCATATAtctcacattaacaacatgtcaTGCCACAGAAGACCTGAATCTAACATGTCAAGTATAGTATGGTCACCATGGGTAGATCCTGCAGCCGGTGGAAGTCCGGGTGGTCGGTCCGTTGGCGGAACTTGAGGAAGAGGATGACAGAGACTACGGCTGTGGTGACGATGAAGACAGAGACCAGGCCAGCCAGCACAGGGTCCAGAGGAGAGTGGAGATGTGGCCCTTTGTCTGGAACAACACGTTAactgatttattgattgattggctAATTAGTTTTGTAATTTGTTAACTGGATAATGAGTGAATAATTTGATTGGTTAATTGGTATATTATCACCTTACCCTCATCTCCAACATTGAGCTCCGATGGAACCTCCTGTTGAGGCGGGCTGACAGGGACGTGGACTGGGGCAGTGGTCTGGGGGTGCTCCATGGTGAGGGGTTGGGTTGGGGAAGGGATCAGGGCAAGGGTGCTGGGTTGGACAGAGGACTGGATCGGTATTAAAACATGGGATGGAAGTAGGTTGGTATCTAAGGCAGGAGGAGTAGAGGTGGTGAGGTGGCCTACAGCGAAACCAGGGTGGGTAGTGCCCCCTAGGGTGGAGGGGTGGCTAGTAGTGCCCcctagagtggaggggtggctaGTAGTGTCCCCTAGGTTGGAGGGGTGGCTAGTAGTGCCCCCTAGGGTGGAGGGGTGGCTAGTAGTGTCCCCTAGGTTGGAGGGGTGGCTAGTAGTGCCCCCTAGGGTGGAGGGCAGTCCTGCAGGGGAGGTGCTCTTCacaggggatgaggaggaggagccaTCTGGAGCGGCTGAGTGATAatcacatagaaatataattacaacAGTATTACATACAGACAGTAttacacactgtacatacagtatctcaatGGAAGATACAGATAAAGGTTCTGCAATGAGTCTTTTTTCATGTACCATCATTACTGCTTCTCCTAAATGAGGTTCTACTCATTGTTATTTGAAAGCAAAAGGAGAAGAATGAGAGGGAGACAGATATATTGAAATCTGGATGGTATTATGTCATATTGTGTGTTTTGTCAGGCAGAAGAGGCATCAGATACAGCAGACTCGCTCAGCATTGACAGAGATAGTTATATTTGTTAAAACGACACCTCCTACATCAGGTTGCCACATCCCCCTCTATACCGCTCAACAACCCTCTACTCCCTGTGGCCAAGGCACACAGGTAGCCAGGCCCAGGGCATACCATGATAGAAGGGAAAGATGGAGACTTTCTATTCCCCTGGTAAGCTGCTTGATGGTGGGTGGAGCCTGAGGCAAGCTTCTGTATGTGCAAACAAGCAGCTTTTGCAGAATGCGGCTGTCTATTTTCAGACTGAACACTATATAAACAAGCTACCAGCTGAGTGGTGGCTGAGAGAAAGTCACAGAGTAATATAATTACTATAGTATTACATAAACAGGACGACCTCAGGGTAACCATGGGGAATATAGACAGGCTTAATGACGCTGAAAGAAGTGAAATATCCTTTGGGTTACAGTACCTGCGAGAGTGGCATTGTCTTGGGTGGTGGTAACAGTGTTGACTGTGTGTGCAGGTGGAGACGTGGTCATCTGATTGGTCACAGCCATGTCATCGCTGTCACCAGCGTCTGTAACAGAATCTGATTGGTGCAGCTTGTCGCTGTTGGTAACAGCTGGTTTGGTTGGGGCTCTATCCGCTTGGTCTGGTGAGGTCTGATTGGCAGGACCTGGCTCTGGCCCCAGATCCCCATCTTCATTGATAATTGGGAGGGCTTGGGATGCAGTAGACACGCTCTCACGCTGGAGGGCAACTGGGATGAAGACAGGGGGCAAAGCAGTGCTCTGACCTACAAGAAAATAATGATGATGTCACTGTATAAATATAATGTCCTGGTTCTCCATGTTGTTGTGAATAGATGAATTACTGATACTGGTAGACAATTCAAAAAGCATAACTGGGAAATAAATATGTATTGATTCTTTTTCCTTTCCATTTAACCTGAGCAGGAAAAAGTCAGGGCTCTGGTCAGGCCCTAGTCATGATTTTTGGCATTTTCATGTATGTCTAGTGTATGTTCAAATGCCATTGAATTGATCATTGTTTTAGAGTATTGAGTGTTGAATAAATAATGTGCCAGTGGCCTGTAGCACTGTGGTGTTACATAGTTAGGCATCTGTAGCCTGGTGAGCATACATGGCTAATGCTGAGAGGGGGTACATCATTTCATCTTCCATTCTTATCAGCAATACTCATTGATCTGCTTGTTGATCATGTCATATGATATACTTATGTTATGAAATATTCCTAATAAGAGCAGTTGGCAAACAATCCAAATGCAATAGGCtatacaaaaacatgttttcattggcTTACTGGAATATGAGACTACAGTACTGAACGAGTATGCATTTAAATAAGAATGCAATACTCACAAGAATAATTGATTAAGTATATCAAGCAGGGTTAGGTTAAATTCCAATTTAATTTGAAATTCCAATTATATTAATGAATTCACTAAGGAATTTAAATTGAATTTGAATTGTAAACACATTTAATCTttggaattgaattggaattcaaTATGTGTACATTTCCCAGGTAATGGAATTAATCCACTTAGTATAAAAAATTGACTACAGGATTTGTTTTAAATAATTTAAACttgtatttctatatttccaTTATAGCGAGGCTGTCTGAACAGTGAAATGATCAACCTCAAACCCTGAGGGAATTGAATTCAAATTTGTGGAATTGTTTTGTTCATAATATTGAATTAGGAATGTAATTATTGGAATTTACCTAATATTGTAATTGTACGGAATTGAATTATCTCTGAATTCAAAGACTGGCCTGGAATTTGAATTTAATTACATGGAATTTACGGGGAGAGGTAATAAAATTAGAATATAATTTGGGCAattaaccccaaccctgataTCAAGCAAAATATCAGGCAAAATATGTTGAGAAATTCAAAGAATGTTCCTATTGGCCTCTTATGTCAGTAAAAATATCCTTACCCATAATAACCTCATAATAACCCGCACTGACAGGTAGCCCAAGTGTATGACCAGTCGATAAACACTGCCAAATGAGATTggtaacattacatttacatttagcctAGAATCAGAATATCAGAATAACTGTCATCAGAATATTTTGTGATGATAAAGTAAGCTGAATGACGAGCACAAAATATATATTCTCAGCGAGCTGTCTATTctaaacacagcacacacaccgaCACCTACCCTTTGTCTGCGATGATCTGGTAAGGATCACCAAAGCACAAACCACTAGATGCATTTCAATGTTCATTTCATGTGCCGCTTTCGTGGATACGATGATAAAACGTTCAACGGCTTTTAACGCCCGTTCTCGTCTTTGCTAGAGCGTATTCTTTGCTGTTCTTTCGGTTGGTTATATGACAGAGAACAGCATTGCTAAAACTACAGAAGGGTCTGGCATTAGAGGATATGAAAGAAGGGGTGGGGTTGAAATGCCTATATGACGCGCGGTGCGCAATGTAGGACTAACGCACCGCGCAACACACAAAGTGAGTGTCTGCCCAGCTCCGTCAGGACGATGTCTGTCGATGTTAAAGGCCCACAGTGTGttctgaatgtgtcactgtcacgGTCTCACTTCCATTGCTTGCCCGCGACCGCCCTTCCCATTAAAGGGGGGCACGCTGCACCTCAGTCAGCTGTCACTGCATGCTGCGTGCGCTCCTCATTGCTCCCTGATTAAAACAAGCATTTCTAGTCATTCCTTTATCAGAAATACTGATAGGCCCTACACAGGTAGAGTTATGGATCTGTTTTAAAGATTCACTATGTTCTTATGCTTATGAGAAAATGATAAAGACCAACATTTCCCTCTTAAACATTTCCCGAATTAGCCTAATCTACCAACAGATGTCAGTGTTTCAATAGGCTCCTGTCACACGCTGCTAGACCTCTGGTTGTGGTCAGCACTACGGTCAGCACAGGTGTCAGTCACAAAACGACAATGAATGCTGAATCCGTTAACGACAACTAACTTTTAACAAGTAGCAGGCTGGCCTTCTGCCAGGGGCCGCCTCTGTGTCATCAACAGCACTGTCTGATAGAGGGAGACTTTTTAAAGCCCACGGATCGCGGGCAGCAAGCGCAAAAATCTAAGAGCGGACATTAAAAGAAGAGTTCCCATTATACAGCTTGTCATCTACGGGATGGAGCCCCCTGACAGCTCCGTGCAGAGCCCCGACCTCGTGTCGTTAGAATTAACCGTGGAAAACGTCGAAACAGTAAGTTGTCAAACTCATACAGTGGCGACAGAGAAGTGGTTCGTTTGATGCAGTAGGCTACCAACAATGACAGCTCTCATTAAGTCTGAAAGCAATTTGTTCTTCTCAGTCAAGTCTTTCTAAATATCTCATCAGCATTGGGGTTTTATGCTTTGTGACAATGATAATTATGAGGCCTCCATATTATTTACCAAATAGCCCAAATAGGCTACACAGATGTAGGCCTATTGGTTGACAGTTGGAAAAATGCACAGACTAATTACAATAGAATTTTGACCTTTAACAAATAGGCTACAGAATAGCTtttgaattcatatttcacaaTGGGCAGTTCATATGGAGTTAGCTAGTTCAATGGGACATAGAGGGAAGGGGGCTGTTGTAATATGATATCAGTTACAAACATACTGTGCTAATTATAACCACCACCATGTGCTTGGGATTAGTTGCCATTAGCAACAGCACTCACTCATGCAGAGTTGGCCATCCTGTGTGCTTTGGAGGCTGCTCCCCTGCTCCCCTCTTACATTCCTTATCAGTGACAGTCATGCCTTCAAGGACACATTGTATGATAAGGATTCTGGTCACTTTTTCATTTCCCTCCCTattgtaaattcaattaattgaatTGGAaatgtcctctcctccctcctctaggCCCTCCAGCAACTGTACTATGACCCGGATATGGAGCATAAGAATGTGGCCCAGAAGTGGCTGACTCAGGCCCAGACCTCCCGTCAGGCCTGGCAGTTCTGCTGGCCTCTGCTCAGCCCAGACAAGGTCCGCTCCACAGCACCATCCTACATACTCCCCTGTACTTTCTACAGACTCTGTTGTGTAGTAATCATTCCTTTCCTGCTTGTATTTCACTCCATGACGACACTCATAAGAACGCTGTATTCTTTTTACTATTACACCATTGTCAAAACAGCTTCCCGAGATCCAGTTCTTTGGCGCCAGCACCCTTCACACCAAGATCTCCTGTCACTGGGCCGACCTCCCCACAGACCAACACCAGACACTGAGGATGCAGCTCCTTTCCCACATCTCCCACTTCTCCTCTGGGCCAAAGATGGTGCTGACCAGGCTGTGTGTGGCCCTGGCCTCCCTGGCCCTCCACACCATGCCCCAGGGCTGGCCCCAGGCTGTGGCTGACATGGTCAGGGTCTACCAGCCAGAGAAGGCTGGGGATCAGGGCGGAAGTCAGGGTGGGGCTGGGGTTGGTGGAGGAGGTGGGGCAGAGGAGGAAGTGAACGCCCACGCACAGTGCCTGGCCCTGCTGGAGCTCCTCACCGTGCTGCCAGAAGAGTTCCAGAGCTGCCGGCTGCCCCAGGCCCGTCGTGCCCAGCTGAGAGAGGCCCTGGCTGGGGAGTGGACGGCGGTATGTCCCCTGCTGCGCCAGCTGCTCCAGAGACAGGAGGGCAACAGCCAGGTGAAGGAGCAGGCCCTACGGTGCTTGTCTAGCTGGGTGGGACTGAATTTTCCTCTGCATGGGGAGAGCGAGGGGCtgctgcaggactgttttgctgctcTGTCAGACCCAGAGCTGTTTGACACTGCCGTGGAGACCATTGTCGGCTCTATATCCCAACCTGACTGCCAGAGgtgagatagacacacacacacattgacagacagacaggcagacacacacacacacacacacacacacatttacatttacatttaagtcatttagcagacgctcttatccagagcgacttacacacacacacatagagcacTTTGATAATGAGTTGTGTTGAGACGCATTATATTGACTCAGCATacatttgtgcgtgtgtgtgtgtgttcagatacACTGATGCTCTGGTGAACTTGATGCCCCTGGTGCTGGGTCTCCATGACCAGCTGAAAGCCGCAGCGAGGGACGGAGACATGGAGACCTCCCATGGCATCTGTCGCATCGCTGTCGCTCTGGGGGAAACACACTCCAGGTACACACACCTTTAGGTTAGGGCTTGGGCTATGTTACTAGATAGTTAGTTTGCTAACTATCTAACTAAAGTTTGCTGATACTTAGTTGAACATCTATGAACTATCTGTGGTGTTAGTATTAAGTGATAACCAGTTTTCTTGGCTCATTATGGACCTGTTTCACCTCATCTCCCTGGGTGTGACTTTGTGGAACAGGACTCTTCTGGAACAGGTGGAACACTGGCAGGGATACCTGGCCCTAGTCAACATGATCCTGTTCTGTACTGGCATCCCTGGGCACTACCCAGTCAACGAGACCACCAGCTCCCTCACACTCACCTTC comes from the Salmo trutta chromosome 21, fSalTru1.1, whole genome shotgun sequence genome and includes:
- the LOC115157252 gene encoding mucin-2, with the protein product MNIEMHLVVCALVILTRSSQTKGQSTALPPVFIPVALQRESVSTASQALPIINEDGDLGPEPGPANQTSPDQADRAPTKPAVTNSDKLHQSDSVTDAGDSDDMAVTNQMTTSPPAHTVNTVTTTQDNATLAAAPDGSSSSSPVKSTSPAGLPSTLGGTTSHPSNLGDTTSHPSTLGGTTSHPSNLGDTTSHPSTLGGTTSHPSTLGGTTHPGFAVGHLTTSTPPALDTNLLPSHVLIPIQSSVQPSTLALIPSPTQPLTMEHPQTTAPVHVPVSPPQQEVPSELNVGDEDKGPHLHSPLDPVLAGLVSVFIVTTAVVSVILFLKFRQRTDHPDFHRLQDLPMDDLMEDTPLSRYTYTY